A stretch of DNA from Microbacterium saperdae:
GTGGTGGCCGAGGTCATCCGTCACCACACCGAGGCAGCGGAAGGGCGCTGAGCCCCCGGCGCTGCATCGTCGGTCAGCCCGACGGGTGCTGTCGCCGGATAGCCGTCAGACCGGCAGGATGCGTCCCGTGATGACTCCTTCGACGGCGCGCACGTAGGCCGTGCCGACCTCGTCGTCGGTGACCGGGCGGTGTCCCGGGAAGGACGCGTGATACCCGGGAGAGTTCTCGAGCACGTCGGGCGAGACCGCGTTGATGCGGATGCCGCGCGGCGCCTCGGCGGCGGCCGTGATCACGAAGGACTCCAGCGCGCCGTTCGCCATCGCGGCGGCGGCACCGGTGGCGATGGGCTCGCGGGCCAGCACGCCGCTGGTCACCGTGATCGATCCGCCGTCGTTGAGGTGCGCGAGGGCCTGGCGCACGACGTCGATCTGCGCGAGCGTCTTGCCGGTGAACCCTGCGAGGTAGTCATCGCGGGTGAGTTCGGCGAGAGGCTTGAAGGGCACGGAGCCCACGGCCACCACGACGGCATCCACATCCGTCACCTGTGCGAACAGTGCGGCGATCGATGCCGGATCGGTGACGTCGACGGAGGTCTCGCCGCGGCGTGACGCGCGCACGACGTCATGGCCGCGGGATTCGAGGGTCGTCGCCACGACGTTGCCGATGCTGCCGGTCGCTCCGATGACGAGTGCCTTCATGGGGTGTCCTCTCCGTCTGCCGATGCATCCGTCCCGGACGCCTCTTCGAGTCTTCCACCCCTGGCGGCGGCGAGGGCCGGAGCCCGCCGGTCTCAGCGCGCGCTGAACGCGAGCGCCACCACGCGGGCGGCAGCGCCCTGCAGCACGGCGTCGTCGAGTGTGCTCCGTCGCACCACGGGGCCGAGGGAAGGGTGCGAGGCCGCCTGCACGGCAGCAGCGGTCGCTGCGATGAGCTCGTCTCCCACGATCGGCAGGGGGCCGCTCAGGACGATGGTCGGCAGGTCTACGGCTGCGGCGATGACCGACAGCGAGGTTCCGAGGCGCGACCCCGCGGCGGCGAGCACAGCCGCCCGATCGGCGTTCGCGGTTGCGTCGAGTCTGCGCGACAGCGCGGGCACGGATGCCCAGGCGTGCACGCAGCCGATGCGGCCGCACGGGCAGGTGTCTCCGGGGTCGCCGCCGGCGACGACGTGCGCGAGCTCGCGGGCCACGGTCGATCGTTCGACGGGGGCGCCGTCGTCGTCGAAGGCGCGGATGGCTGTTCCGATGCGCGCGCCCAGGCGTACGAGGAGGAAGTCGGAGTCGATGTCGCCGAAGCGCAGCTCGGCATCCGCCACGAGGTCGGCGTCGTCGAACAGGTGCACGGGGGCGTCGATCGTCTGGGCGAGGAGCGGGCCCAGGCCGAGGAGCGCGGATGAGCCGCTCGGCACGCCGATCCCGACTCCGAGCGGGGGGTGGGAGGCGAGCAGGAAGAGTTCTCCGACGAGTGCTGCGGCCGCCGTCACCGGATCGCCGGCGGTCGGGCGTTCGAGTCGGTGCGCGAGGCGCCCGTCCGGGGTGGCGAGGGCACCGGCGACATGGTCGGGCGCGCTCAGATCGAGAGCGATCACCTGGACCGCGCGCTGGTCGAACTCGAGCATCACCGCAGGCTTCCCCGGCCGCGCATCCTGGCTCTGTCCGCTCTCGCGCAGCACGCCGTCGTCGAGCAGATCCTTGACGAGATCGGAGATCGTGGGCCGCGCGAGCCCCGTCAGCCGGGCGAGATCGGCGCGGCTGACGACGGAGTGCTGCATGAGGGTGCGCAGCACGAGACCGCGATTGCGGTGACGGATGCCCTGGGCATGCGTGTTCCCCAGCGAGGCGCGAGTCGTCGAGTTCGCCGCTGCCGGAGGGAGGAGGGCGCTCATGCGAGCGCGTCCGTTCGTGCCCCGCGAGGGGGTGACGCGACCAGGACCGTGACGGCCGGGCGTCCTAAGATCTGGGAGTAGTGCACGATGCTCCTTCGCAGGCGGCGGACACTGTGGCTGAGGTGGACTCTGCCACTAAGTTTAGTAAATAAACTAACTGTGCCGAGCGTACGGAGCGGCGCCTGATCTGTCAATCGTGCTCCCCGGCGCGCAGACGAACGGAAACCCATGCTGAACAGCGACGATGCCCTCGACACGCAGGCATCCGTCCGGCGTGCGAACCTGCGCCGCGCGCTGCAGCTGGTGTTCCGCAGCTCGGGCACGCAGACCCGCGCCGGCATCGCACGCGCGACGGGGCTGACCGCGGCCACCGCATCCTCCCTGGTCGCCGAGCTCATCGAGAGCCGGCTCATCGTCGACGGGGAGCAGGCGGCGAGCACCGGCGGCAAGCGGGCGACCACACTCAGCGTCGATGCCCGTCACCACCTGATCCTCGTTCTCGTCGTCCAGCCCACCAGTGCCCGCGTCGCCCTCGTCGCGCTCGACGGCGCCGAGATCGACACGCGACGCCTCGCCTACACCGCCGAATCGCGCGACGAGGCCTTGGATGCGGCGATCATCGCGATCGCCGCCGAGTACGGCACCCGCGTGATCGCCGCCGGCGTGCAGCTGCCGGGGACGACCGATGGCCGTTCGGTGTTCGAGAGCGTGCAGCTGGGCTGGCAGGACGTGCCCCTGGCCGCACGCTTCGAAGCGCTGCTCGGAGCTCCCGTGCTCCTGGTGAACGACGTCGATGCCGAAGCGATCGCAGAGGCCGGAATGGAAGAATCCCCTTCCGGCTACCGGCTCTTCATCCACCTCGGTGGCGGAGTCGGTGCGGCGATCACCCTCGACGGAGACCTCGCCCCCGGACCGCGTGATCGTGCGGGTGAGATCGGTCATGTGCAGGTGGAGTTCGGTGATGCGGCGCGCGAGTGCCGGTGCGGTCGATACGGCTGCCTCGAGTCGGCGGCATCCCTGTCGGCCCTGCTCGGCGCGGAGTTCACCGACGCGATGGAGGCGGACGCGGTCGCCGCGCTCGCCGTCACCGCGGACGAGGCCGACCTCGGGGCCGGTGCGCGAGCCCTCGCCAGGGCGATCAAGCTCATCAGCGCGCTGCTCGACCCGACCGAGGTCGTGATCGGCGGACCGGCCACCCTGCTCGGAGACCGGTTCCTCACGCTGCTGCAGCAGGAGACCGACTATCACGCGCGCGGCACGGCGACGGTGCCGGTGCGCTACGCCGACACACGCGCGACGGAATCGGCGGGGGCGGCCCAGGCTGCGCTCACCGCGGTGCTCGGCGTGCGCTGGAGTCCGGCTCAGCTGATCGCCGCGTCGCGCGCTTCGCACTGACGTCCGCCCCGCGCGGGGAGGAGAACTCCCGTTCGGGAGGAGCCGCCGCGGCATCCGCTCCTCCCGAAGCCGAGATCTCCTCCCGAACCCGCAGCGGAGCCGGGTCAGTTCTCGATCTGGAAGTCGTCGGGGACCGGGACGTCGGAGTGGCGCGCGGTGCGTGCGTCGCGTTCCAGGCCGGAGCGCTGTGTCAGCGCGCCGTAGAGCTCGGGGCGTCGGCCGAGCAGCCAGCGGCGTCCGGTCGACAGGGGCAGGAGTTCCCAGTCCAGGTCGGCGGTCACCACGGCCTCGTCGGCGACGGGAGTCTCGGCGATGATCCGTCCGTATGGGTCGAGGATCATCGCGTTGCCGGTGCGGATCTCGTCGGCATCCGGGCCGATGCCGTTGCTGAAGAGGAGGAAGATCCCGTTGTCGTGTGCACGTGCCGGGAGCCAGCGCATGAGCCACTCGCGACCGGAGGGACCGTTGACGGCAGCGAGCAGGGCTTCAGGATTCTCGAATCTGTCGTGCCAGAGCTCCGCCGGAATGACCTTCATGCCGTGCGGGCTGCGGGAGTTCGTTCCACCGGTCTGGTGGGGCGCGATGAGGACCTTCGCTCCGAGCAGCGCGACAGCCCTCACGTTCTCGACGAGGTTGTTGTCCCAGCAGATCAGGATGGCCATCCGCACTCCCCAGGGCGAGTCGAACACCGTGTACCCGGCGCCGCTCGAGATCGCCTCGTGCTCGAAGGCGTGCAGCTTGCGGTGGATGTGCGTCGATCCGTCGGGGAAGCACACCGCGTACGAGTTGAAGAGCTCGTCTCCGTCGGCTTCGAGGAAGCCTGCCCCGATGCCCGAGCCGAGGTCGGCCGCGATCTTCCTGAGGGAGTGCACCAGAGGGCCTTCGGCGGGCTCCGCCAGTTCGCGAAGGCGCTCCGTGCTCGACGTGGTGAGGTGCCAATAGCCGGCCAGGCACATCTCGGGGAAGACGACCAGCTGCGAGCCGTCGGCGACGGCCTGTTCGGCGAGACGCCGCACGGTGGCGAGGTTGGCGGTCTTGTCAGACGGCACCGCTTCGAACTGGACCACGGAAACCCGAAGGTCGGTGGCTGATCCGGTCATCCGGTCATTCCTCTCGTCGTCGATGACCTCAGTCAAGAGCATCCCCGGAATAAGTTCCAATGAGTTCTGATCGATTTCACATAACCTTCAGGAATGGATATCCGTTTGATGCGTGCTCTGGTCCTCGCGGCGGATCGATCGACATTCAGTGAAGCTGCCGCCGCGTCGTCGATCACGCAGCCGGCGTTCACGAAGCAGATCCAGCAGTTGGAGGCCCTGGTCGGGACGCCCTTGTTCCGTCGCGGCCGTCAGGGAGCCGCTCTGACGACCGCCGGTGCGGCGCTTCTGGAAGACGCGCGAGCGGTGGTCGCACTCGCCGATCGGTTCGAGGCGCGGGTGAAGCGGATGGCGGCGGGAGACGAGGGGCACCTGGCGGTCGGGTTCGGCCTGTCGAGCATCGCGGTCGCTCCTCGCGTGGTCGCGGCCTTCCGCTCCGCCTTTCCGGGAGTGACGGTCCGGTTGGAGGACATGTCGTCGTCGGCGCAGATCCAGGCGGTCAGAGACGGAGAGTTGGACGTCGCGTTCGGACGGATGCCGTCACCCCGAGACCTGCGCTCCGTCGCCGTTCTCTCCGACAGGCTGATCATCGCGCATCCGGAAGCATGGGAGGCGCCACCCGCGGGGTCGTCGCTCGGGGAGTGGTTGCGCGATCATCCGCTCGTTCGGTTGTCGTCCCGGCGCGGCCCCGGCCTGGCCGCCCAGACGGGCATGTACCTGGCTGAGATCGGCGTGCCGTCGGTCGCGATCCAAGAGGCCGACGATCTCCAGACGGTCCTCGCCCTCGTCGCCGCCGGCATCGGCGCCGCCATCGTCCCCGAGAGCGTGCGCAACATCGCCCCGGCCCG
This window harbors:
- a CDS encoding ROK family protein is translated as MLNSDDALDTQASVRRANLRRALQLVFRSSGTQTRAGIARATGLTAATASSLVAELIESRLIVDGEQAASTGGKRATTLSVDARHHLILVLVVQPTSARVALVALDGAEIDTRRLAYTAESRDEALDAAIIAIAAEYGTRVIAAGVQLPGTTDGRSVFESVQLGWQDVPLAARFEALLGAPVLLVNDVDAEAIAEAGMEESPSGYRLFIHLGGGVGAAITLDGDLAPGPRDRAGEIGHVQVEFGDAARECRCGRYGCLESAASLSALLGAEFTDAMEADAVAALAVTADEADLGAGARALARAIKLISALLDPTEVVIGGPATLLGDRFLTLLQQETDYHARGTATVPVRYADTRATESAGAAQAALTAVLGVRWSPAQLIAASRASH
- a CDS encoding short chain dehydrogenase, encoding MKALVIGATGSIGNVVATTLESRGHDVVRASRRGETSVDVTDPASIAALFAQVTDVDAVVVAVGSVPFKPLAELTRDDYLAGFTGKTLAQIDVVRQALAHLNDGGSITVTSGVLAREPIATGAAAAMANGALESFVITAAAEAPRGIRINAVSPDVLENSPGYHASFPGHRPVTDDEVGTAYVRAVEGVITGRILPV
- a CDS encoding LysR family transcriptional regulator, with the translated sequence MDIRLMRALVLAADRSTFSEAAAASSITQPAFTKQIQQLEALVGTPLFRRGRQGAALTTAGAALLEDARAVVALADRFEARVKRMAAGDEGHLAVGFGLSSIAVAPRVVAAFRSAFPGVTVRLEDMSSSAQIQAVRDGELDVAFGRMPSPRDLRSVAVLSDRLIIAHPEAWEAPPAGSSLGEWLRDHPLVRLSSRRGPGLAAQTGMYLAEIGVPSVAIQEADDLQTVLALVAAGIGAAIVPESVRNIAPARVSMHRLDGASARWEVGVIWRADNETPVVRAFLDELARISAD
- a CDS encoding nitrilase family protein, with the protein product MTGSATDLRVSVVQFEAVPSDKTANLATVRRLAEQAVADGSQLVVFPEMCLAGYWHLTTSSTERLRELAEPAEGPLVHSLRKIAADLGSGIGAGFLEADGDELFNSYAVCFPDGSTHIHRKLHAFEHEAISSGAGYTVFDSPWGVRMAILICWDNNLVENVRAVALLGAKVLIAPHQTGGTNSRSPHGMKVIPAELWHDRFENPEALLAAVNGPSGREWLMRWLPARAHDNGIFLLFSNGIGPDADEIRTGNAMILDPYGRIIAETPVADEAVVTADLDWELLPLSTGRRWLLGRRPELYGALTQRSGLERDARTARHSDVPVPDDFQIEN
- a CDS encoding ROK family transcriptional regulator; its protein translation is MSALLPPAAANSTTRASLGNTHAQGIRHRNRGLVLRTLMQHSVVSRADLARLTGLARPTISDLVKDLLDDGVLRESGQSQDARPGKPAVMLEFDQRAVQVIALDLSAPDHVAGALATPDGRLAHRLERPTAGDPVTAAAALVGELFLLASHPPLGVGIGVPSGSSALLGLGPLLAQTIDAPVHLFDDADLVADAELRFGDIDSDFLLVRLGARIGTAIRAFDDDGAPVERSTVARELAHVVAGGDPGDTCPCGRIGCVHAWASVPALSRRLDATANADRAAVLAAAGSRLGTSLSVIAAAVDLPTIVLSGPLPIVGDELIAATAAAVQAASHPSLGPVVRRSTLDDAVLQGAAARVVALAFSAR